A window of the Pongo abelii isolate AG06213 chromosome 10, NHGRI_mPonAbe1-v2.0_pri, whole genome shotgun sequence genome harbors these coding sequences:
- the ULK1 gene encoding serine/threonine-protein kinase ULK1 isoform X2, whose translation MEPGRGGTETVGKFEFSRKDLIGHGAFAVVFKGRHREKHDLEVAVKCINKKNLAKSQTLLGKEIKILKELKHENIVALYDFQEMANSVYLVMEYCNGGDLADYLHTMRTLSEDTIRLFLQQIAGAMRLLHSKGIIHRDLKPQNILLSNPAGRRANPNSIRVKIADFGFARYLQSNMMAATLCGSPMYMAPEVIMSQHYDGKADLWSIGTIVYQCLTGKAPFQASSPQDLRLFYEKNKTLVPTIPRETSAPLRQLLLALLQRNHKDRMDFDEFFHHPFLDASPSVRKSPPVPVPSYPSSGSGSSSSSSSTSHLASPPSLGEMQQLQKTLTSPADTAGFLHSSRDSGGSKDSSCDTDDFVMVPAQFPGDLVAEAPSAKPPPDSLMCSGSSLVASAGLESHGRTPSPSPPCSSSPSPSGRAGPFSSSRCGASVPIPVPTQVQNYQRIERNLQSPTQFQTPRSGSTSPLGFARASPSPPAHAEHGGVLVRKMSLGGGRPYTPSPQVGTIPERPGWSGTPSPQGAEMRGGRSPRPGSSAPEHSTRTSGLGCRLHSAPNLSDLHIVRPKLPKPPTDPLGAVFSPPQASPPQPSHGLQSCRNLRGSPKLPDFLQRNPLPPILGSPTKAVPSFDFPKTPSSQNLLALLARQGVVMTPPRNRTLPDLSEVGPFHGQPLGPGLRPGEDPKGPFGRSFSTSRLTDLLLKAAFGTQAPDPGSTESLQEKPMEIAPSAGFGGSLHPGARAGGASSPSPVVFTVGSPPSGSTPPQGPHTRMFSVGSTGSAGSSARHLVPGACSEAPAPELPAPGHGCSFADPIAVNLEGAVTFEAPDLPEETLMEQEHTEILRGLRFTLLFVQNILEIAALKGSASEAAGGPEYQLQESVVADQISLLSREWGFAEQLVLYLKVAELLSSGLQTAIDQIRAGKLCLSSTVKQVVRRLNELYKASVVSCQGLSLRLQRFFLDKQRLLDRIHSITAERLIFSHAVQMVQSAALDEMFQHREGCVPRYHKALLLLEGLQHMLSDQADIENVAKCKLCIERRLSALLTGICA comes from the exons GAAATGGCTAATTCTGTCTATCTGGTAATGGAG TACTGCAACGGTGGGGACCTGGCCGACTACCTGCACA CCATGCGCACGCTGAGCGAGGACACCATCAGGCTCTTCCTGCAGCAAATCGCGGGCGCCATgcggcttctgcacagcaagggcATCATCCACCGCGACCTGAAGCCGCAGAACATCCTGCTGTCCAATCCCGCCGGCCGCCGCGCCAACCCCAACAGCATCCGCGTCAAGATCG CTGACTTCGGCTTCGCGCGGTACCTCCAGAGCAACATGATGGCGGCCACGCTCTGCGGCTCCCCCATGTACATG GCTCCCGAGGTCATCATGTCCCAGCACTACGACGGGAAGGCAGACCTGTGGAGCATCGGCACCATCGTCTACCAGTGCCTGACGGGGAAGGCGCCCTTCCAG GCCAGCAGCCCCCAGGACCTGCGCCTGTTCTACGAGAAGAACAAGACGTTGGTCCCCAC CATCCCCCGGGAGACCTCTGCCCCGCTGCGGCAGCTGCTCCTGGCCCTGCTGCAGCGTAACCACAAGGACCGCATGGACTTCG aTGAGTTTTTCCATCACCCTTTCCTCGACGCCAGCCCCTCGGTCAGGAAAT CCCCACCTGTGCCTGTGCCCTCGTACCCAAGCTCGGGGTCCGGCAGCAGCTCCAGCAGCAGCTCCACCTCCCACCTGGCCTCCCCACCG TCCCTGGGCGAGATGCAGCAGCTGCAGAAGACCCTGACCTCCCCGGCTGACACCGCTGGCTTCCTGCACAGCTCCCGGGACTCTGGTGGCAGCAAGGACTCCTCCTGTGACACAGACGACTTCGTCATGGTCCCTGCGCAGTTTCCAG GTGACCTGGTGGCTGAGGCGCCCAGTGCCAAACCCCCGCCAGACAGCCTGATGTGCAGTGG GAGCTCACTGGTGGCCTCTGCGGGCTTGGAGAGCCACGGCCGGACCCCATCTCCATCCCCACCCTGCAGCAGCTCCCCCAGTCCCTCAGG CCGGGCTGGCCCGTTCTCCAGCAGCAGGTGCGGCGCCTCTGTCCCCATCCCAGTCCCCACGCAGGTGCAGAACTACCAGCGCATTGAGCGAAACCTGCAGTCACCCACCCAGTTCCAAACACCTCG GTCAGGCAGCACCAGCCCCCTGGGCTTTGCAAGGGCCAGCCCCTCGCCCCCTGCCCACGCTGAGCATGGAGGCGTCCTGGTCAGGAAGATGTCTCTGGGTGGAGGCCGGCCCTACACGCCATCCCCTCAAG TTGGAACCATCCCTGAGCGGCCAGGCTGGAGCGGGACGCCCTCCCCACAGGGAGCTGAGATGCGGGGTGGCAGGTCCCCTCGTCCAG GCTCCTCTGCACCCGAGCACTCTACCCGCACTTCCGGGCTGGGCTGCCGCCTGCACAGCGCCCCCAACCTGTCTGACTTGCACATCGTCCGCCCCAAGCTGCCCAAACCCCCCACGGACCCCCTGGGAGCCGTGTTCAGCCCACCACAGGCCAGCCCTCCCCAGCCATCCCACGGGCTGCAGTCCTGCCGGAACCTGCGGGGCTCACCCAAgctccctgacttcctgcagcGGAACCCCCTGCCCCCCATCCTGGGCTCCCCCACCAAG GCTGTGCCCTCCTTCGACTTCCCAAAGACCCCCAGCTCCCAGAACCTGCTGGCCCTCCTAGCCCGGCAGGGCGTGGTGATGACGCCCCCTCGAAACCGGACGCTGCCCGACCTGTCTGAGGTGGGGCCCTTCCATGGTCAGCCACTGGGCCCTGGCCTGCGGCCAGGCGAGGACCCCAAGGGTCCCTTTGGCCG ATCTTTCAGCACCAGCCGCCTCACTGACCTGCTCCTTAAGGCGGCGTTTGGGACACAAGCCCCGGACCCGGGCAGCACGGAGAGCCTGCAGGAGAAGCCCATGGAAATCG CACCCTCAGCTGGCTTTGGAGGGAGCCTGCACCCAGGAGCCCGTGCTGGGGGCGCCAGCAGCCCCTCCCCGGTGGTCTTCACCGTGGGCTCTCCCCCGAGTGGGAGTACGCCGCCCCAGGGCCCCCACACCAGGATGTTCTCAG TGGGCTCCACTGGCTCTGCTGGCTCTTCTGCCCGTCACCTGGTGCCTGGGGCCTGCAGCGAGGCCCCAGCCCCTGAGCTCCCTGCTCCAGGACACGGCTGCAGCTTTGCCGACCCCATTGCTGTGAACCTGGAGGGGGCTGTGACCTTCGAGGCCCCCGACCTCCCTGAGGAGACCCTCATGGAG CAAGAGCACACCGAGATCCTGCGTGGCCTGCGCTTCACGCTGCTGTTCGTGCAGAACATCTTGGAGATTGCAGCCCTGAAGGGCAGCGCCAGCGAGGCGGCGGGGGGCCCTGAGTACCAGCTGCAGGAGAGTGTGGTGGCCGACCAGATCAGCCTGCTGAGCCGAGAATGGGG CTTCGCGGAACAGCTGGTGCTGTACCTGAAGGTGGCCGAGCTGCTGTCCTCCGGCCTGCAAACTGCCATTGACCAGATCCGGGCCGGCAAGCTCTGCCTGTCGTCCACCGTGAAGCAGG TGGTGCGCAGGCTGAATGAGCTGTACAAGGCCAGCGTGGTGTCCTGCCAGGGCCTGAGCCTGCGGCTGCAGCGCTTCTTCCTGGACAAGCAGCGGCTCCTGGACCGCATCCACAGCATCACCGCCGAGAGGCTCATCTTCAGCCATGCTGTACAGATG GTGCAGTCGGCTGCCCTGGACGAGATGTTCCAGCACCGTGAGGGCTGCGTCCCGCGCTACCACAAGGCCCTGCTGCTCCTGGAGGGGCTGCAGCACATGCTCTCGGACCAGGCCGACATCGAGAACGTCGCCAAGT GCAAGCTGTGCATTGAGCGGAGACTCTCGGCGCTGCTGACTGGCATCTGTGCCTGA
- the ULK1 gene encoding serine/threonine-protein kinase ULK1 isoform X1, whose translation MEPGRGGTETVGKFEFSRKDLIGHGAFAVVFKGRHREKHDLEVAVKCINKKNLAKSQTLLGKEIKILKELKHENIVALYDFQEMANSVYLVMEYCNGGDLADYLHTMRTLSEDTIRLFLQQIAGAMRLLHSKGIIHRDLKPQNILLSNPAGRRANPNSIRVKIADFGFARYLQSNMMAATLCGSPMYMAPEVIMSQHYDGKADLWSIGTIVYQCLTGKAPFQASSPQDLRLFYEKNKTLVPTIPRETSAPLRQLLLALLQRNHKDRMDFDEFFHHPFLDASPSVRKSPPVPVPSYPSSGSGSSSSSSSTSHLASPPSLGEMQQLQKTLTSPADTAGFLHSSRDSGGSKDSSCDTDDFVMVPAQFPGDLVAEAPSAKPPPDSLMCSGSSLVASAGLESHGRTPSPSPPCSSSPSPSGRAGPFSSSRCGASVPIPVPTQVQNYQRIERNLQSPTQFQTPRSSAVRRSGSTSPLGFARASPSPPAHAEHGGVLVRKMSLGGGRPYTPSPQVGTIPERPGWSGTPSPQGAEMRGGRSPRPGSSAPEHSTRTSGLGCRLHSAPNLSDLHIVRPKLPKPPTDPLGAVFSPPQASPPQPSHGLQSCRNLRGSPKLPDFLQRNPLPPILGSPTKAVPSFDFPKTPSSQNLLALLARQGVVMTPPRNRTLPDLSEVGPFHGQPLGPGLRPGEDPKGPFGRSFSTSRLTDLLLKAAFGTQAPDPGSTESLQEKPMEIAPSAGFGGSLHPGARAGGASSPSPVVFTVGSPPSGSTPPQGPHTRMFSVGSTGSAGSSARHLVPGACSEAPAPELPAPGHGCSFADPIAVNLEGAVTFEAPDLPEETLMEQEHTEILRGLRFTLLFVQNILEIAALKGSASEAAGGPEYQLQESVVADQISLLSREWGFAEQLVLYLKVAELLSSGLQTAIDQIRAGKLCLSSTVKQVVRRLNELYKASVVSCQGLSLRLQRFFLDKQRLLDRIHSITAERLIFSHAVQMVQSAALDEMFQHREGCVPRYHKALLLLEGLQHMLSDQADIENVAKCKLCIERRLSALLTGICA comes from the exons GAAATGGCTAATTCTGTCTATCTGGTAATGGAG TACTGCAACGGTGGGGACCTGGCCGACTACCTGCACA CCATGCGCACGCTGAGCGAGGACACCATCAGGCTCTTCCTGCAGCAAATCGCGGGCGCCATgcggcttctgcacagcaagggcATCATCCACCGCGACCTGAAGCCGCAGAACATCCTGCTGTCCAATCCCGCCGGCCGCCGCGCCAACCCCAACAGCATCCGCGTCAAGATCG CTGACTTCGGCTTCGCGCGGTACCTCCAGAGCAACATGATGGCGGCCACGCTCTGCGGCTCCCCCATGTACATG GCTCCCGAGGTCATCATGTCCCAGCACTACGACGGGAAGGCAGACCTGTGGAGCATCGGCACCATCGTCTACCAGTGCCTGACGGGGAAGGCGCCCTTCCAG GCCAGCAGCCCCCAGGACCTGCGCCTGTTCTACGAGAAGAACAAGACGTTGGTCCCCAC CATCCCCCGGGAGACCTCTGCCCCGCTGCGGCAGCTGCTCCTGGCCCTGCTGCAGCGTAACCACAAGGACCGCATGGACTTCG aTGAGTTTTTCCATCACCCTTTCCTCGACGCCAGCCCCTCGGTCAGGAAAT CCCCACCTGTGCCTGTGCCCTCGTACCCAAGCTCGGGGTCCGGCAGCAGCTCCAGCAGCAGCTCCACCTCCCACCTGGCCTCCCCACCG TCCCTGGGCGAGATGCAGCAGCTGCAGAAGACCCTGACCTCCCCGGCTGACACCGCTGGCTTCCTGCACAGCTCCCGGGACTCTGGTGGCAGCAAGGACTCCTCCTGTGACACAGACGACTTCGTCATGGTCCCTGCGCAGTTTCCAG GTGACCTGGTGGCTGAGGCGCCCAGTGCCAAACCCCCGCCAGACAGCCTGATGTGCAGTGG GAGCTCACTGGTGGCCTCTGCGGGCTTGGAGAGCCACGGCCGGACCCCATCTCCATCCCCACCCTGCAGCAGCTCCCCCAGTCCCTCAGG CCGGGCTGGCCCGTTCTCCAGCAGCAGGTGCGGCGCCTCTGTCCCCATCCCAGTCCCCACGCAGGTGCAGAACTACCAGCGCATTGAGCGAAACCTGCAGTCACCCACCCAGTTCCAAACACCTCG GTCCTCTGCCGTCCGCAGGTCAGGCAGCACCAGCCCCCTGGGCTTTGCAAGGGCCAGCCCCTCGCCCCCTGCCCACGCTGAGCATGGAGGCGTCCTGGTCAGGAAGATGTCTCTGGGTGGAGGCCGGCCCTACACGCCATCCCCTCAAG TTGGAACCATCCCTGAGCGGCCAGGCTGGAGCGGGACGCCCTCCCCACAGGGAGCTGAGATGCGGGGTGGCAGGTCCCCTCGTCCAG GCTCCTCTGCACCCGAGCACTCTACCCGCACTTCCGGGCTGGGCTGCCGCCTGCACAGCGCCCCCAACCTGTCTGACTTGCACATCGTCCGCCCCAAGCTGCCCAAACCCCCCACGGACCCCCTGGGAGCCGTGTTCAGCCCACCACAGGCCAGCCCTCCCCAGCCATCCCACGGGCTGCAGTCCTGCCGGAACCTGCGGGGCTCACCCAAgctccctgacttcctgcagcGGAACCCCCTGCCCCCCATCCTGGGCTCCCCCACCAAG GCTGTGCCCTCCTTCGACTTCCCAAAGACCCCCAGCTCCCAGAACCTGCTGGCCCTCCTAGCCCGGCAGGGCGTGGTGATGACGCCCCCTCGAAACCGGACGCTGCCCGACCTGTCTGAGGTGGGGCCCTTCCATGGTCAGCCACTGGGCCCTGGCCTGCGGCCAGGCGAGGACCCCAAGGGTCCCTTTGGCCG ATCTTTCAGCACCAGCCGCCTCACTGACCTGCTCCTTAAGGCGGCGTTTGGGACACAAGCCCCGGACCCGGGCAGCACGGAGAGCCTGCAGGAGAAGCCCATGGAAATCG CACCCTCAGCTGGCTTTGGAGGGAGCCTGCACCCAGGAGCCCGTGCTGGGGGCGCCAGCAGCCCCTCCCCGGTGGTCTTCACCGTGGGCTCTCCCCCGAGTGGGAGTACGCCGCCCCAGGGCCCCCACACCAGGATGTTCTCAG TGGGCTCCACTGGCTCTGCTGGCTCTTCTGCCCGTCACCTGGTGCCTGGGGCCTGCAGCGAGGCCCCAGCCCCTGAGCTCCCTGCTCCAGGACACGGCTGCAGCTTTGCCGACCCCATTGCTGTGAACCTGGAGGGGGCTGTGACCTTCGAGGCCCCCGACCTCCCTGAGGAGACCCTCATGGAG CAAGAGCACACCGAGATCCTGCGTGGCCTGCGCTTCACGCTGCTGTTCGTGCAGAACATCTTGGAGATTGCAGCCCTGAAGGGCAGCGCCAGCGAGGCGGCGGGGGGCCCTGAGTACCAGCTGCAGGAGAGTGTGGTGGCCGACCAGATCAGCCTGCTGAGCCGAGAATGGGG CTTCGCGGAACAGCTGGTGCTGTACCTGAAGGTGGCCGAGCTGCTGTCCTCCGGCCTGCAAACTGCCATTGACCAGATCCGGGCCGGCAAGCTCTGCCTGTCGTCCACCGTGAAGCAGG TGGTGCGCAGGCTGAATGAGCTGTACAAGGCCAGCGTGGTGTCCTGCCAGGGCCTGAGCCTGCGGCTGCAGCGCTTCTTCCTGGACAAGCAGCGGCTCCTGGACCGCATCCACAGCATCACCGCCGAGAGGCTCATCTTCAGCCATGCTGTACAGATG GTGCAGTCGGCTGCCCTGGACGAGATGTTCCAGCACCGTGAGGGCTGCGTCCCGCGCTACCACAAGGCCCTGCTGCTCCTGGAGGGGCTGCAGCACATGCTCTCGGACCAGGCCGACATCGAGAACGTCGCCAAGT GCAAGCTGTGCATTGAGCGGAGACTCTCGGCGCTGCTGACTGGCATCTGTGCCTGA